A genomic region of Thunnus albacares chromosome 4, fThuAlb1.1, whole genome shotgun sequence contains the following coding sequences:
- the si:ch211-253b8.5 gene encoding dysbindin has product MSSSSANLHNKRLPSETERGQRLPDVDAAQQLKLRERQRFFEEVFQHDVDVYLSSAHLCIRDYKRPPIGSISSMEVNVDLLDQMELIDISDQEALDVFFSSGGEEGVLTSPLPVQGNNNNDEVISNGLFQHVLEGLDAKSRMSSTSSNSSSDSQITNANGGDTPVVGSDDEETHTSTIKRRAASPETEKVKTQTPSSSS; this is encoded by the exons CGGAGACCGAGCGTGGCCAGAGGCTCCCAGATGTGGACGCAGCACAGCAGCtcaaactgagagagagacagcgttTCTTCGAGGAGGTCTTCCAGCATGATGTGGACGTCTACCTGTCCTCGGCGCACCTTTGTATCAGAGACTACAAGAGAC CTCCCATCGGAAGCATCTCGTCCATGGAGGTGAACGTGGACTTGCTGGATCAGATGGAGCTGATTGACATCTCTGACCAGGAGGCTTTGGATGTCTTCTTCAGCTCTGGGGGGGAAGAGGGGGTCCTGACCTCACCTTTGCCAG TCcaaggaaacaacaacaatgacgaAGTCATCAGTAACGGACTCTTTCAACATGTACTTGAGGGTCTTGACGCCAAGTCCCGCATGTCTTCCACATCTTCTAACTCCTCCTCTGACAGCCAGATCACCAATGCCAATGGAGGAGACACCCCTGTAGTCGGGTCAGACGATGAAgaaacacacaccagcacaaTCAAGCGGAGAGCCGCATCCCCAGAGACAGAGAAGGTGAAAACTCAGACTCCATCATCATCTTCGTAG
- the LOC122980498 gene encoding protein LSM14 homolog B-like, with protein MSDVCRGLMLCDLTAANQIENFFFFAANMTARAGTPYIGSKISLISKAQIRYEGILSSVDTDRSTVALAKVKSYGTEDRHTDKPVPPKDEIYEYIIFRGSDIKDITVSEPPKPYHGLPRDPAIVQSSVGSSSAAYHPRWSPYRDMMPTYNQLAASSLLNQQYNAALGLIPGFQGIPARRAPTVEQAVQTVPLASAAQKRGKSSTQPQGKQTVRPTQRSGRDGSRAQKENISTGRTPSQPSAAKTQGQSMDNQKQRQKQGSRRSRTRSRGQLLVKNSKATTLQFESDFDFETANAQFKDDLTKEVVVEKVNSGEDLDSQSMQEEESPGDKYYDKAKGFFDNISSDLKPRRTTWAEEKKLNMETFGVPGRLLRGRGFRGRARRGQSTTEQRPLPKVGSGRV; from the exons ATGTCTGATGTGTGCCGTGGGTTAATGCTCTGCGATTTAACTGCTGCTAATCaaattgaaaacttttttttttttgctgcaaacATGACTGCTAGAGCAGGAACTCCTTACATTGGCAGTAAAATAAGTTTGATATCCAAGGCACAGATTCGTTATGAAGGAATATTGTCCTCTGTCGACACAGATAGGTCCACGGTTGCTTTAGCCAAAG TTAAATCCTATGGCACAGAGGACCGGCACACTGATAAACCAGTGCCACCCAAAGATGAAATCTATGAATACATCATCTTCAGAGGAAGTGACATAAAGGATATCACTGTGTCCGAACCACCAAAACCATACCATGGACTGCCCCGTGACCCTGCTATTGTACAG tcATCTGTTGGAAGCTCCTCTGCTGCATATCACCCACGCTGGAGTCCATACAGGGACATGATGCCCACCTACAACCAGCTGGCTGCTAGTTCTCTACTCAACCAGCAGTACAATGCAGCACTGGGCCTAA TACCAGGTTTTCAAGGAATCCCAGCCAGAAGAGCTCCCACAGTTGAGCAGGCTGTCCAAACCGTGCCATTGGCCAGTGCTGCCCAGAAAAGGGGGAAATCCTCAACCCAGCCACAGGGCAAACAGACTGTTCGTCCAACCCAACGCTCCGGCCGGGATGGTTCCCGGGCTCAGAAGGAGAATATTTCCACCG gtcgGACACCATCCCAGCCAAGTGCAGCCAAGACTCAAGGCCAAAGCATGGATAACCAGAAACAAAGGCAGAAACAAG GCAGTCGCAGGTCCAGGACCCGAAGCAGAGGCCAGCTTCTTGTGAAAAACTCGAAGGCTACAACCTTGCAGTTCGAGTCAGATTTTGATTTTGAGACTGCAAATGCCCAGTTTAAAGATGATCTTACGAAAGAGGTTGTAG TTGAGAAGGTAAATTCTGGGGAGGACCTGGACAGCCAGAGTATGCAGGAGGAGGAAAGTCCTGGGGATAAGTACTACGACAAAGCTAAAGGCTTCTTTGACAACATCTCATCAGACCTTAAGCCCAG GAGGACCACATGGGCGGAGGAGAAAAAGTTGAACATGGAAACATTTGGAGTGCCTGGCCGCCTCCTGAGAGGCAGAGGGTTCAGGGGCCGAGCACGCAGAGGGCAGAGCACCACTGAGCAGCGACCCCTCCCAAAAGTTGGTAGTGGGAGGgtgtga
- the cdh27 gene encoding cadherin-like protein 26: MLGFLLLIYYLSSVTCSELLSRHRRSWIIDSFTIEEGQTGPFPYVLGKVSIARDYRVYFDLYGQGVDEEPIGVLSIHKESGNVSVHRAVDYEEKTMLKLKFEARKTDLSIDTKLGLEISILDINDNPPRFQRDLYEVSVKEENIQGSNLLTVLAYDSDQSGTPNSTFHYEIKSVSPNPPNTEFFIDESGMISYKGCLDHEVAEMFTVLVEAKDHGEVVSLSSSTTVVVHVQDGNNHLPSIIGQTGPSKVKEHETGSSPLRLHVTDRDTRNSSAWRVKYTIQGDEGEHFKIETDPDTNDGILTVVKALDFEEGAQRELSISVENEAPYFSCEVKEKTTSGLWKVDTINGDDAGAVQPPSVKVIIEVEDVNDPPVFNATVKEAILEENSPTGTWVEKVTAVDPDTSHARDFVYSVGHDPDGWVTVDPHTGNITTVKSPDRESPHVVNSVYTVLLHAVDNGKPPLTSTATLNIHVTDQNDNVPQLTLDHVDVCLSDDPTTINITAFDLDENPFAGPFTFKLLGDVKGKWTLNPSYGYTAGLVKEPGVYAGKHTVDLEISSMQGEFGVYNLSVTVCDCSVTPNCQNRNAEITAASSSIGIVFASLLLLLFLLLIALVITRKKEFTALPYDDSYAETLFPSNIEKPGTDCKVPDGVLAVSTATNQQDSYKGQSLHDGVQQMNKILTKSVQQDAEQNVNYKDETDYRKENVSHLFNSNNRKQSFLQSKTNWNSLIASGSNLNHQVQGWGTMNPLYKMNSSGVSDTALLALLHWRLSSLEQKEEDLGDYQPHLYAYEEDSDNLSELENITIPDDDSFMKLLTDLGPKFNQLASICKPQHLQN, encoded by the exons ATGCTCGGCTTCTTACTCCTG ATTTATTATTTGTCAAGTGTGACATGTTCAGAGCTGCTGAGCCGTCACCGAAGATCATGGATCATTGACTCCTTTACAATTGAGGAGGGGCAAACAGGGCCATTTCCGTATGTGCTGGGCAAG GTTAGTATTGCGCGTGACTATCGAGTATACTTTGATCTCTATGGGCAAGGAGTGGATGAAGAGCCAATAGGAGTCCTCTCCATTCATAAAGAGTCTGGCAATGTGTCTGTCCACAGGGCTGTGGACTATGAGGAGAAGACAATGCTAAAG CTAAAATTTGAGGCCAGAAAGACAGATTTATCAATTGACACTAAATTAGGCCTTGAGATTTCCATACTGGACATCAACGACAACCCACCACGCTTTCAGAGGGATCTGTATGAAGTCAGTGTCAAAGAAGAGAACATACAAG GCTCCAACCTCTTGACTGTGCTAGCCTATGACAGTGACCAGAGTGGGACACCAAACTCAACTTTCCATTATGAAATCAAATCTGTGTCTCCAAACCCTCCAAACACTGAATTCTTCATTGATGAGTCTGGAATGATCTCATACAAAGGATGTTTGGACCATGAG GTGGCTGAAATGTTTACTGTATTGGTGGAGGCAAAGGACCATGGTGAAGTGGTCAGCCTTTCCAGTTCAACCACTGTTGTGGTTCATGTCCAGGATGGCAACAACCACCTCCCATCCATCATCGGACAAACA GGCCCCAGCAAAGTGAAGGAACATGAGACTGGGTCCTCTCCTCTGCGGCTGCATGTGACCGACAGAGACACCCGGAACAGCTCGGCATGGAGAGTCAAATACACCATCCAAGGTGACGAGGGAGAGCACTTCAAGATAGAAACAGACCCAGACACCAATGATGGAATCCTGACCGTAGTAAAA GCGTTGGACTTTGAGGAAGGAGCACAGAGAGAGCTGTCCATCTCAGTGGAAAATGAGGCGCCATATTTCTCCTGTGAAGTGAAGGAGAAGACGACCTCAGGCCTCTGGAAAGTTGATACCATCAATGGTGATGATGCCGGTGCAGTTCAGCCTCCTTCTGTAAAAGTAATCATCGAAGTTGAGGATGTGAACGACCCCCCAGTGTTCAATGCGACTGTCAAAGAGGCCATTCTGGAGGAGAACTCTCCCACTGGCACCTGGGTAGAGAAAGTAACCGCTGTTGATCCTGACACCAGTCATGCAAGAGACTTTGT GTACTCAGTAGGACATGATCCTGATGGCTGGGTGACAGTGGATCCCCACACTGGCAACATCACTACAGTCAAGTCACCAGACAGAGAGTCTCCTCATGTTGTTAACAGTGTCTACACCGTCTTATTGCACGCAGTGGACAATG GTAAGCCACCTCTGACAAGCACAGCTACACTGAACATCCATGTGACTGACCAGAATGACAACGTGCCACAGCTGACATTAGACCATGTGGATGTGTGCTTGTCTGATGATCCCACCACCATCAACATCACAGCCTTCGACCTGGATGAAAATCCCTTTGCagggcctttcacatttaaACTGCTGGGAGATGTCAAAGGAAAATGGACACTGAATCCTTCATATG GTTATACAGCTGGCTTGGTGAAGGAGCCTGGTGTGTATGCTGGCAAACACACAGTTGATCTAGAGATCTCTAGCATGCAGGGAGAGTTTGGCGTTTACAACCTCAGTGTGACCGTGTGTGATTGCTCTGTGACACCCAACTGCCAAAACCGCAACGCTGAAATAACAGCTGCCTCCAGTTCAATAGGCATAGTGTTTGCCTCGCTACTTTTACTCCTGT TTCTTCTACTGATAGCACTTGTGATCACCCGCAAAAAGGAGTTCACTGCTTTGCCGTATGATGATTCCTATGCAGAAACCCTCTTCCCGTCAAACATTGAGAAACCAGGAACAGACTGCAAG GTTCCTGATGGTGTCCTGGCAGTGTCCACTGCCACGAACCAACAGGATTCATATAAAGGGCAAAGCCTGCATGATGGAGTgcaacaaatgaacaaaatttTAACCAAG TCTGTTCAACAGGATGCGGAGCAAAACGTCAACTACAAAGACGAAACAGATTACAGAAAGGAAAACGTTTCCCATCTGTTCAACAGTAACAACAGGAAACAG TCTTTCCTCCAATCTAAGACAAACTGGAATTCTCTAATAGCCAGTGGAAGTAACCTCAACCACCAG GTTCAGGGCTGGGGCACGATGAATCCCCTCTACAAAATGAACTCTAGTGGTGTATCGGATACGGCTCTCTTAGCGCTACTTCATTGG AGGCTTTCCTCACTTGAGCAGAAAGAGGAGGATCTGGGGGACTATCAGCCTCACCTCTACGCATATGAGGAGGACTCAGACAACCTCTCAGAACTGGAGAACATCACCATTCCTGACGACGATTCATTCATGAAATTGCTGACAGACCTGGGCCCCAAGTTCAACCAACTGGCTTCCATTTGCAAGCCACAACATTTACAAAACTGA